From Temnothorax longispinosus isolate EJ_2023e chromosome 3, Tlon_JGU_v1, whole genome shotgun sequence, one genomic window encodes:
- the LOC139809270 gene encoding uncharacterized protein isoform X1 yields MRAHILNVHGISIDDETVTLPDDLKQYYSELPGHKAKCNNCGKAVSFLTNIENLRVHLRRHSTRILSRNKTIIRASRRKRSKLWNYFEELKPSLVKCTTCKKEIQIPYRSRLVSIFRAHLSIKHGIFLNNDTFTLPDDLKQYYSELSGYKAKCNDCGKTMSFLTNITRLRKHLRRHSTRILNRDNKTVMVPRKKRSKLWNYFEKLKPTLVKCATCTKEIKISRLKEIKIMRIHLSRQCDLSGIFLDNDTHTLPDDLKQYYSELPGHKAKCNNCGKAISFVTNKAYLRKHLKKHSTKILSRDETIITAPARKRNKLWNYFEELNPSLVKCTTCKKEIKISHPKNRIIILRTHLFNEHGIYLDDDIRKLPDDLKQYYSKLPGYKAKCNNCGKTVSFLTNIAHLRTHLKRHSTIIQSRDKTVIMAQKRKRSKLWNYFEEVNPSLVKCTTCKKEIKIPYPNNSRTIIFRKHLFNKHKIYLDDDIFSLPDDLKEYYSKLPRYKAKCNNCGKTLSFLSNFKNLRRHVKRHSTSIQSPDEPNTSITTGFDTNPTAECQSQESPGLPVQSFEQTRKETSTLDNLYYRTIIKPPTRKRSKLWNYFEELKPSLVKCIKCKEHFHVPNEAKLMRTFRGHLLNVHAIYLDNDTLSLPDDLKQYYSELPGYKAKCNDCGKTLSFLANMAHLREHLKRHSILPTRIQNRDETVMVPKKKRSKLWNYFEELKPTLVKCTTCKKEIKIFHPKHSTKLMRLHLSKHGIFLDNDTFSLQDDLKQYYSELSGYKAKCNDCGKTYSFIRNPTYLREHLKRRHSTKIQSQDEPSTSSLPNTMDPSAERQGQDISDLPVQSFKEKAGALNVPNTSITTGFDTNPTAECRSQESPGLPVQSFEQTRKETSTLDK; encoded by the exons ATGAGAGCACACATATTAAATGTACATGGAATATCTATTGATGATGAGACTGTCACACTACCTGACgacttaaaacaatattactcgGAGTTACCGGGAcataaggcaaaatgtaataattgtggCAAAGCAGTGTCTTTcttaacaaatattgaaaatttacgaGTACATTTAAGAAGACATTCCACAAGAATCCTGAGTCGAAATAA GACAATTATAAGGGCATCGAGAAGAAAACGCAGCAAgttgtggaattatttcgaggaattaAAACCTTCGCTGGTAAAGTGCACCacctgtaaaaaagaaattcagaTACCTTATCGATCAAGGCTTGTGTCAATATTTAGAGCACACTTATCAATTAAACAtggaatatttcttaataatgaCACTTTTACACTACCTGACGACTTAAAGCAATATTACTCGGAGTTATCGGGATATAAAGCAAAATGTAATGACTGTGGTAAAACAATGtcctttttaacaaatattacacgtttacgaaaacatttaagaagacaTTCCACAAGAATCCTGAATCGAGATAATAA GACGGTTATGGTACCGAGAAAAAAACGCAGCAAgttgtggaattatttcgaaaaattgaaacCTACGCTGGTGAAGTGCGCGACCtgtacaaaagaaattaagatatctcgtttaaaggaaataaaaataatgagaatacACTTAAGTAGACAGTGTGACTTAAGtggaatatttctcgataatgaCACTCACACACTACCTGACgacttaaaacaatattactcaGAGTTACCGGGAcataaggcaaaatgtaataattgtggTAAAGCAATATCTTTCGTAACGAACAAGGCatatttacgaaaacatttaaaaaaacattccaCAAAAATTTTGAGCCGagatga GACGATTATAACGGCACCGGCAAGAAAACGTAACAAGTTATGGAATTATTTTGAGGAATTGAATCCTTCGCTGGTAAAGTGCACgacctgtaaaaaagaaattaagatatcTCATCCAAAAAaccgtataataatattgagaacacatttatttaatgaacATGGAATATACCTCGATGATGACATTCGTAAACTACCTGACGACTTAAAGCAATATTATTCGAAGTTACcgggatataaggcaaaatgtaataattgcggCAAAACAGTATCCTTCTTAACAAATATTGCACATTTACGAACACATTTAAAAAGACATTCCACAATAATCCAGAGTCGAGATAA gACGGTTATAATGGCACAGAAAAGAAAACGCAGCAAgttgtggaattatttcgaggaaGTAAATCCTTCTCTGGTAAAGTGCACgacctgtaaaaaagaaattaagatacCTTATCCAAACAACAGCCGTACAATAATATTCAGAAAACACTTATtcaataaacataaaatatacctCGATGATGACATTTTCTCACTACCTGACGacttaaaagaatattactcGAAGTTACCGagatataaggcaaaatgcAATAATTGCGGCAAAACATTATCCttcttatcaaattttaaaaatttacgaagaCATGTAAAAAGACATTCCACAAGTATCCAGAGTCCAGATGA ACCAAACACTTCAATTACAACGGGTTTTGATACGAATCCTACTGCAGAATGTCAAAGCCAAGAATCACCTGGTTTGCCCGTTCAATCATTTGAACAAACGAGAAAAGAAACAAGCACACTTGATAA TCTGTATTACAGGACGATTATAAAGCCACCGACAAGAAAACGTAGCAAGTtatggaattatttcgaggaaCTGAAACCTTCGTTGGTAAAGTGCATAAAGTGTAAAGAACACTTTCATGTACCTAATGAAGCAAAACTTATGCGAACATTCAGAGGACACTTACTTAATGTACATGCAATATACCTCGATAATGACACTCTCTCACTACCTGACGACTTAAAGCAATATTACTCGGAGTTACCGGGATACaaggcaaaatgtaatgatTGTGGCAAAACATTGTCTTTCTTAGCAAATATGGCACATTTACGAGAACATTTAAAAAGACATTCAATCCTTCCAACAAGAATCCAGAATCGagatga aACAGTTATGGtaccgaaaaaaaaacgcagcaagttgtggaattatttcgaggaattgaAACCTACGCTGGTAAAGTGCACgacctgtaaaaaagaaattaagatatttcacCCAAAACACTCCACAAAATTAATGAGGCTGCACTTAAGTAAACatggaatatttctcgataacGACACTTTCTCACTACAAGAcgatttaaaacaatattactcggagttatcgggatataaggcaaaatgtaatgatTGTGGCAAAACATATTCCTTTATAAGAAATCCGACATATTTACGAGAACATTTAAAAAGGAGACATTCCACAAAAATCCAGAGTCAagatga ACCAAGCACTTCAAGTTTACCGAATACTATGGATCCTTCTGCAGAACGTCAAGGTCAAGATATATCTGATTTGCCTGTTCaatcatttaaagaaaaagcaGGCGCACTTAAtgt ACCAAACACTTCAATTACAACGGGTTTTGATACGAATCCTACTGCAGAATGTCGAAGCCAAGAATCACCTGGTTTGCCCGTTCAATCATTTGAACAAACGAGAAAAGAAACAAGCACacttgataaataa
- the LOC139809270 gene encoding uncharacterized protein isoform X2, translating into MRAHILNVHGISIDDETVTLPDDLKQYYSELPGHKAKCNNCGKAVSFLTNIENLRVHLRRHSTRILSRNKTIIRASRRKRSKLWNYFEELKPSLVKCTTCKKEIQIPYRSRLVSIFRAHLSIKHGIFLNNDTFTLPDDLKQYYSELSGYKAKCNDCGKTMSFLTNITRLRKHLRRHSTRILNRDNKTVMVPRKKRSKLWNYFEKLKPTLVKCATCTKEIKISRLKEIKIMRIHLSRQCDLSGIFLDNDTHTLPDDLKQYYSELPGHKAKCNNCGKAISFVTNKAYLRKHLKKHSTKILSRDETIITAPARKRNKLWNYFEELNPSLVKCTTCKKEIKISHPKNRIIILRTHLFNEHGIYLDDDIRKLPDDLKQYYSKLPGYKAKCNNCGKTVSFLTNIAHLRTHLKRHSTIIQSRDKTVIMAQKRKRSKLWNYFEEVNPSLVKCTTCKKEIKIPYPNNSRTIIFRKHLFNKHKIYLDDDIFSLPDDLKEYYSKLPRYKAKCNNCGKTLSFLSNFKNLRRHVKRHSTSIQSPDEPNTSITTGFDTNPTAECQSQESPGLPVQSFEQTRKETSTLDKTIIKPPTRKRSKLWNYFEELKPSLVKCIKCKEHFHVPNEAKLMRTFRGHLLNVHAIYLDNDTLSLPDDLKQYYSELPGYKAKCNDCGKTLSFLANMAHLREHLKRHSILPTRIQNRDETVMVPKKKRSKLWNYFEELKPTLVKCTTCKKEIKIFHPKHSTKLMRLHLSKHGIFLDNDTFSLQDDLKQYYSELSGYKAKCNDCGKTYSFIRNPTYLREHLKRRHSTKIQSQDEPSTSSLPNTMDPSAERQGQDISDLPVQSFKEKAGALNVPNTSITTGFDTNPTAECRSQESPGLPVQSFEQTRKETSTLDK; encoded by the exons ATGAGAGCACACATATTAAATGTACATGGAATATCTATTGATGATGAGACTGTCACACTACCTGACgacttaaaacaatattactcgGAGTTACCGGGAcataaggcaaaatgtaataattgtggCAAAGCAGTGTCTTTcttaacaaatattgaaaatttacgaGTACATTTAAGAAGACATTCCACAAGAATCCTGAGTCGAAATAA GACAATTATAAGGGCATCGAGAAGAAAACGCAGCAAgttgtggaattatttcgaggaattaAAACCTTCGCTGGTAAAGTGCACCacctgtaaaaaagaaattcagaTACCTTATCGATCAAGGCTTGTGTCAATATTTAGAGCACACTTATCAATTAAACAtggaatatttcttaataatgaCACTTTTACACTACCTGACGACTTAAAGCAATATTACTCGGAGTTATCGGGATATAAAGCAAAATGTAATGACTGTGGTAAAACAATGtcctttttaacaaatattacacgtttacgaaaacatttaagaagacaTTCCACAAGAATCCTGAATCGAGATAATAA GACGGTTATGGTACCGAGAAAAAAACGCAGCAAgttgtggaattatttcgaaaaattgaaacCTACGCTGGTGAAGTGCGCGACCtgtacaaaagaaattaagatatctcgtttaaaggaaataaaaataatgagaatacACTTAAGTAGACAGTGTGACTTAAGtggaatatttctcgataatgaCACTCACACACTACCTGACgacttaaaacaatattactcaGAGTTACCGGGAcataaggcaaaatgtaataattgtggTAAAGCAATATCTTTCGTAACGAACAAGGCatatttacgaaaacatttaaaaaaacattccaCAAAAATTTTGAGCCGagatga GACGATTATAACGGCACCGGCAAGAAAACGTAACAAGTTATGGAATTATTTTGAGGAATTGAATCCTTCGCTGGTAAAGTGCACgacctgtaaaaaagaaattaagatatcTCATCCAAAAAaccgtataataatattgagaacacatttatttaatgaacATGGAATATACCTCGATGATGACATTCGTAAACTACCTGACGACTTAAAGCAATATTATTCGAAGTTACcgggatataaggcaaaatgtaataattgcggCAAAACAGTATCCTTCTTAACAAATATTGCACATTTACGAACACATTTAAAAAGACATTCCACAATAATCCAGAGTCGAGATAA gACGGTTATAATGGCACAGAAAAGAAAACGCAGCAAgttgtggaattatttcgaggaaGTAAATCCTTCTCTGGTAAAGTGCACgacctgtaaaaaagaaattaagatacCTTATCCAAACAACAGCCGTACAATAATATTCAGAAAACACTTATtcaataaacataaaatatacctCGATGATGACATTTTCTCACTACCTGACGacttaaaagaatattactcGAAGTTACCGagatataaggcaaaatgcAATAATTGCGGCAAAACATTATCCttcttatcaaattttaaaaatttacgaagaCATGTAAAAAGACATTCCACAAGTATCCAGAGTCCAGATGA ACCAAACACTTCAATTACAACGGGTTTTGATACGAATCCTACTGCAGAATGTCAAAGCCAAGAATCACCTGGTTTGCCCGTTCAATCATTTGAACAAACGAGAAAAGAAACAAGCACACTTGATAA GACGATTATAAAGCCACCGACAAGAAAACGTAGCAAGTtatggaattatttcgaggaaCTGAAACCTTCGTTGGTAAAGTGCATAAAGTGTAAAGAACACTTTCATGTACCTAATGAAGCAAAACTTATGCGAACATTCAGAGGACACTTACTTAATGTACATGCAATATACCTCGATAATGACACTCTCTCACTACCTGACGACTTAAAGCAATATTACTCGGAGTTACCGGGATACaaggcaaaatgtaatgatTGTGGCAAAACATTGTCTTTCTTAGCAAATATGGCACATTTACGAGAACATTTAAAAAGACATTCAATCCTTCCAACAAGAATCCAGAATCGagatga aACAGTTATGGtaccgaaaaaaaaacgcagcaagttgtggaattatttcgaggaattgaAACCTACGCTGGTAAAGTGCACgacctgtaaaaaagaaattaagatatttcacCCAAAACACTCCACAAAATTAATGAGGCTGCACTTAAGTAAACatggaatatttctcgataacGACACTTTCTCACTACAAGAcgatttaaaacaatattactcggagttatcgggatataaggcaaaatgtaatgatTGTGGCAAAACATATTCCTTTATAAGAAATCCGACATATTTACGAGAACATTTAAAAAGGAGACATTCCACAAAAATCCAGAGTCAagatga ACCAAGCACTTCAAGTTTACCGAATACTATGGATCCTTCTGCAGAACGTCAAGGTCAAGATATATCTGATTTGCCTGTTCaatcatttaaagaaaaagcaGGCGCACTTAAtgt ACCAAACACTTCAATTACAACGGGTTTTGATACGAATCCTACTGCAGAATGTCGAAGCCAAGAATCACCTGGTTTGCCCGTTCAATCATTTGAACAAACGAGAAAAGAAACAAGCACacttgataaataa